The Agromyces mariniharenae genome includes a window with the following:
- a CDS encoding RDD family protein has protein sequence MSITMHVDDAPAPGLDAAGRPDPAYAARLGLRPAPSGRRAAAFTLDATAYALAASPAIVGAVLLANAVVGSDAATGVDPSSLVLPLVLVAVGQLLVTTFGITQLAMHGRRGVTLGKRALGLRSVQVADFGRVGFWRVVLRVLVLWASQVVLPFVGPALMFASGLWDPEQRGRSWLDRVGRCWVLDVREGLDPFDLKALRHARRQLDAPAASVARMPSLATDRGVDEETFIPQARSASGVVAAVAEAGAWTPPPIAAPAASSTAVASPGAPAVAASAAVPAPAVAASAAVPAPAAAPAPTPSLAPAAVFAFDDGSRLDASGTGLLGRRPARAEGDPAGTLLVPLDDDSMGISKTHARFDVDDAGIWITDRWSRNGTSVAAPGRAPVELVPGARTRVDGGTKVELGGRWFVVEEVTAR, from the coding sequence GTGAGCATCACCATGCACGTCGACGACGCGCCTGCGCCCGGTCTCGACGCAGCCGGGCGACCCGACCCGGCGTACGCGGCCCGTCTCGGACTCCGGCCCGCGCCGTCGGGTCGACGCGCCGCCGCGTTCACGCTCGACGCCACCGCCTACGCGCTGGCGGCGTCGCCGGCGATCGTCGGCGCGGTGCTGCTGGCGAACGCGGTCGTCGGGTCGGATGCCGCGACCGGGGTCGACCCGTCGTCGCTCGTGCTGCCCCTGGTGCTCGTCGCCGTCGGACAGCTGCTCGTGACCACGTTCGGCATCACGCAGCTCGCGATGCACGGACGACGCGGCGTCACGCTGGGCAAGCGCGCGCTCGGACTGCGCTCGGTGCAGGTGGCCGACTTCGGCCGCGTTGGATTCTGGCGCGTCGTGCTGCGCGTGCTCGTGCTCTGGGCGTCGCAGGTCGTGCTGCCGTTCGTGGGACCCGCGCTGATGTTCGCGTCGGGACTCTGGGACCCCGAGCAGCGCGGTCGCAGCTGGCTCGATCGCGTCGGACGCTGCTGGGTCCTCGACGTGCGCGAGGGGCTCGACCCGTTCGACCTCAAGGCGCTCCGCCACGCACGTCGGCAGCTCGACGCGCCGGCCGCCTCGGTCGCGCGCATGCCGTCGCTCGCGACGGATCGCGGGGTCGACGAGGAGACGTTCATCCCGCAGGCGCGCTCCGCCTCGGGGGTCGTGGCCGCAGTGGCCGAGGCCGGCGCATGGACGCCGCCGCCGATCGCGGCGCCCGCAGCGTCGTCGACGGCGGTTGCGTCGCCCGGGGCGCCGGCCGTCGCGGCATCCGCTGCCGTGCCCGCCCCGGCCGTCGCGGCATCCGCTGCCGTGCCCGCCCCTGCGGCCGCGCCCGCGCCGACCCCGTCGCTCGCCCCCGCCGCGGTGTTCGCGTTCGACGACGGCAGCCGCCTCGACGCCTCGGGCACCGGCCTCCTCGGCCGCCGCCCCGCGCGCGCCGAGGGCGACCCCGCCGGCACCCTGCTCGTGCCCCTCGACGACGACTCCATGGGCATCTCGAAGACCCACGCACGCTTCGACGTCGACGACGCCGGCATCTGGATCACCGACCGCTGGTCGCGCAACGGCACGAGCGTCGCCGCGCCGGGCCGCGCCCCGGTCGAGCTCGTCCCGGGCGCGCGCACGCGCGTGGACGGCGGCACGAAGGTCGAGCTCGGCGGCCGCTGGTTCGTCGTCGAGGAGGTGACGGCCCGATGA